The proteins below come from a single Candidatus Binatia bacterium genomic window:
- a CDS encoding AAA family ATPase, with protein sequence MRLRFLGLELDDQRRELRREGSLLAVEPRVFDLISYLIRSRDRLVTKDELLEELWPDSIVQDGALSVCVHRARRLLESDGATAIQTVARRGYRFVARIDAESEWSPAARPSVAGRDSELGALLSIVEDLAVTRLRTAEVTGPAGAGKTALLEGLGTEGRRRHLEVLRAAPADGDEPFSLWVQVISAYVARHNALSIPGAMGDYIDELATIVPTLRRWASPAWHAGSEPSRERLFQAVNRSLYAATASRPVLLLFDDVDRADGDSMVMMRRVLEGCRNAPTLIVIAYRDATPTVSGVVNCMHEVGPHLRLDLGQRVQAPLVESCP encoded by the coding sequence TTCGACCTCATTTCGTACCTGATCCGGTCCCGCGACCGCCTCGTTACCAAGGACGAGCTGCTCGAGGAGCTCTGGCCCGACAGCATCGTCCAGGACGGTGCGCTCAGCGTCTGCGTCCACAGGGCAAGGCGTTTGCTGGAGAGTGACGGCGCAACGGCGATCCAGACGGTCGCCAGGCGCGGCTATCGTTTCGTCGCCCGCATCGACGCCGAATCCGAATGGTCTCCGGCCGCCAGGCCGAGCGTCGCGGGTCGCGATTCGGAACTCGGCGCCCTGCTGTCCATCGTCGAGGATCTGGCGGTTACGCGGTTGCGTACCGCCGAAGTCACCGGGCCGGCCGGCGCCGGCAAGACTGCGCTGCTCGAAGGTCTCGGCACCGAGGGCCGGCGCCGCCATCTCGAAGTGCTGCGTGCTGCGCCCGCCGACGGCGACGAGCCGTTCTCGCTGTGGGTTCAGGTGATCTCCGCCTACGTTGCGCGCCACAACGCGCTGTCGATTCCCGGCGCGATGGGCGACTACATCGACGAGCTGGCGACGATCGTTCCCACGCTCCGACGCTGGGCGTCACCGGCGTGGCACGCCGGCAGCGAGCCGTCGCGCGAACGGCTTTTCCAGGCCGTCAATCGCTCGCTGTACGCCGCTACGGCTTCGCGTCCGGTGCTTCTGCTGTTCGACGACGTCGATCGCGCCGATGGAGATTCGATGGTGATGATGCGCCGCGTCCTCGAAGGATGTCGCAACGCTCCCACGTTAATCGTCATCGCCTACCGCGACGCGACGCCGACGGTCAGCGGTGTAGTCAACTGCATGCACGAGGTCGGGCCGCACCTTCGCCTCGATCTCGGCCAGCGCGTGCAAGCTCCGCTCGTCGAGTCCTGTCCGTAA